One window from the genome of Pseudomonadota bacterium encodes:
- a CDS encoding serine hydrolase, producing the protein MSKTRIISAVFLCCMIVSTLASGETVKTQNPYESAVTIARSEIWQAINSGKCGSVTTAITVNGKVVYAEGFGMANREKSIPVDTSTLFNIGSISKVYVATAIMQLVDDGKVLLDKPVIYYLPEFKMADDRYKKITVRMLLNHVSGLPGTEGSNSFGFKYDNNIKQETINTLARAHLKHAPGAMAVYCNDGFTLAEMIVERVSGKKYITFLNERIFGPLGLRNTGMGVGEIKGKSVALYYDPATGKIHPPETLSMLGAGGLSSTARELCRFVDTFAENKLLKKASLDEMKKAQPSAFRGKLRNPEISFGLGWDLTGLPRYDAAGVQILGKSGGTGNYSSMVFTAPDKRISVAVIASGAASGAMEIALHILDAVLVEKKLISKEEKAVLVPPESQKLPQDYASYGGYYASGVALGQVVFDADKNSATLYSFKEQEKTPAITLVYNNGYYHDTKGNRYYFTNIDGEGYLVNCPSIARIDTIIMQKVKPIEKPQSLKIDMADKVWLRRNVSPFESIMAVESHFAKSLLYKDLPGYVVFGGVKKIDSAEFAGMPFDSVRDQTELTLFEKNGATWAWVSDILYSPAENAAALKTGENSIKIGRDGYNEWLKANEGMVLSFTKPEQGRIIIFSPDDTTTYDSALDTGDAYAARGSYIEFAGFANDVFTVKARSAATGEKK; encoded by the coding sequence ATGTCAAAAACCAGAATTATCAGTGCAGTTTTTCTGTGTTGTATGATAGTTTCCACACTTGCATCTGGCGAGACGGTTAAAACACAAAATCCCTATGAAAGCGCCGTTACCATAGCCCGCAGCGAAATATGGCAAGCCATAAACAGCGGCAAATGCGGGAGCGTTACCACTGCCATAACAGTCAATGGCAAAGTCGTTTATGCCGAAGGCTTTGGCATGGCAAACAGAGAGAAGAGTATTCCTGTTGATACGTCTACACTCTTTAATATCGGCTCCATCAGCAAGGTGTATGTTGCAACTGCAATCATGCAGCTTGTTGATGATGGCAAAGTCTTGCTCGATAAGCCGGTCATATACTATCTTCCGGAATTCAAGATGGCTGACGACAGATATAAGAAGATCACCGTAAGAATGCTGTTAAACCACGTATCAGGCTTACCAGGGACTGAGGGTTCTAATTCCTTTGGATTTAAGTATGATAATAATATAAAGCAGGAAACAATCAATACTTTAGCCCGCGCACATCTTAAACATGCACCGGGAGCAATGGCAGTGTACTGCAATGACGGGTTTACATTGGCAGAAATGATAGTGGAACGGGTAAGCGGAAAAAAATACATCACTTTTCTTAATGAAAGAATATTTGGGCCGTTGGGACTGAGAAATACCGGTATGGGCGTGGGTGAGATCAAGGGTAAGTCTGTAGCATTGTATTATGACCCTGCAACCGGAAAAATTCATCCGCCTGAAACACTCTCGATGCTGGGCGCAGGCGGGTTGTCATCAACTGCCAGGGAACTCTGCCGTTTTGTGGATACTTTTGCGGAAAACAAACTATTGAAGAAAGCATCTCTCGATGAGATGAAAAAGGCGCAGCCTTCAGCGTTCCGGGGCAAGCTAAGAAATCCTGAAATTTCGTTTGGGCTGGGCTGGGACCTTACAGGCCTTCCGCGGTATGATGCAGCCGGGGTTCAAATATTGGGCAAGAGTGGCGGCACTGGAAATTACTCTTCCATGGTTTTTACAGCTCCCGATAAAAGAATATCTGTTGCGGTCATTGCTTCCGGAGCCGCAAGTGGGGCGATGGAAATAGCACTGCATATATTGGATGCGGTACTGGTTGAGAAAAAGCTCATTTCCAAAGAAGAAAAGGCCGTCCTGGTTCCCCCGGAATCGCAGAAATTGCCGCAAGATTATGCTTCATATGGCGGTTATTATGCCAGCGGTGTTGCATTAGGCCAGGTAGTGTTTGATGCGGATAAAAACAGCGCCACCCTATACAGTTTCAAGGAACAGGAGAAAACACCGGCAATCACACTTGTCTATAATAATGGCTATTACCATGATACCAAAGGCAACCGTTACTATTTTACCAACATAGACGGAGAAGGCTATTTAGTGAACTGTCCGTCAATAGCCAGGATCGATACGATCATAATGCAAAAAGTAAAGCCGATAGAAAAACCGCAAAGTCTCAAGATCGATATGGCTGATAAGGTTTGGCTGCGGCGTAACGTTTCCCCTTTTGAATCGATTATGGCTGTAGAATCGCATTTTGCAAAATCATTATTGTATAAAGACCTGCCTGGATATGTGGTTTTTGGTGGTGTCAAAAAGATCGATTCCGCTGAATTCGCGGGCATGCCTTTTGACTCTGTCCGCGATCAGACAGAACTGACCCTTTTTGAAAAGAATGGGGCCACATGGGCATGGGTTTCGGATATATTATATAGTCCGGCAGAGAACGCCGCTGCACTGAAAACCGGAGAGAATTCCATAAAAATAGGGAGGGATGGATATAACGAGTGGCTGAAAGCAAATGAAGGCATGGTTTTAAGTTTTACAAAACCTGAACAGGGGAGAATAATCATATTCTCTCCCGACGATACAACAACCTATGATAGCGCGCTTGATACAGGCGATGCGTATGCTGCCAGGGGCAGTTATATTGAATTTGCAGGTTTTGCAAACGATGTTTTTACAGTAAAAGCCAGGTCTGCAGCAACAGGTGAAAAGAAGTAA
- a CDS encoding toll/interleukin-1 receptor domain-containing protein → MSSVFLCHSSKDKPFAASLASKLAAEDIKVWIDEAEIKTGDSLSEKIGSAINEMSYFAIILSNNSIGSQWIKRELQAAIQKELFEKRVVILPLLLNEVDLPPFLRDKKYANFIDVDKFDESYEQLLTVLKPVATKRLVDNITSFEIRRVKRKKTNTKCQIDGNDIVIVDISKENLGFLSNIHFIYNEVQTINIEHDYLSEIIKFVVTRLMIADGKTGFNYFIGADILGRDIHI, encoded by the coding sequence ATGTCTTCTGTCTTTTTATGCCACAGTTCTAAAGACAAGCCATTTGCGGCAAGTTTAGCTTCTAAACTTGCCGCAGAGGACATCAAAGTGTGGATAGATGAAGCAGAAATAAAAACAGGCGATTCACTTTCAGAAAAGATTGGATCTGCCATTAATGAAATGAGTTACTTTGCCATCATTCTATCAAATAATTCCATAGGTTCTCAATGGATAAAAAGAGAACTTCAGGCTGCCATTCAAAAAGAGCTTTTTGAAAAAAGGGTCGTAATATTGCCTTTGCTACTAAATGAAGTCGATCTTCCACCTTTCTTAAGAGATAAAAAATACGCCAATTTTATTGACGTTGACAAATTTGATGAATCATATGAACAACTCTTGACAGTATTAAAACCTGTTGCAACAAAAAGGTTAGTAGACAACATTACTTCTTTTGAAATAAGACGGGTCAAAAGAAAAAAAACAAACACAAAATGCCAAATAGATGGGAATGACATAGTCATAGTTGACATAAGCAAAGAAAATTTAGGGTTCTTAAGCAATATCCATTTTATTTACAATGAGGTTCAAACTATCAATATTGAGCACGATTACCTGTCTGAGATAATTAAATTTGTTGTGACCAGGTTAATGATTGCTGACGGAAAAACAGGATTTAATTACTTTATAGGCGCTGACATATTAGGGAGAGACATCCACATATAA